The Cyanobacteriota bacterium genome includes a region encoding these proteins:
- a CDS encoding sugar transferase — MLLAICSRMVSELFKVNPHRGSADIRAPGRIRLQQIWSDQWYWGVGLLVSDIGALAIAWTVATRLNQFYLPIPTELNWWVWLGLPSLFWVFAAITLLFFA; from the coding sequence ATGCTGTTGGCAATTTGTAGTCGCATGGTTAGTGAGTTGTTTAAAGTTAACCCCCATCGTGGTTCTGCTGATATTCGTGCCCCTGGCCGTATTCGCCTCCAGCAGATCTGGTCTGACCAGTGGTACTGGGGAGTTGGACTATTGGTGAGCGACATAGGAGCATTAGCGATCGCGTGGACAGTAGCCACTCGCTTAAACCAGTTTTACCTCCCCATTCCTACGGAGTTAAATTGGTGGGTGTGGCTAGGGTTACCGAGCTTGTTTTGGGTATTTGCCGCAATTACCTTGCTGTTTTTTGCCAG